A DNA window from Andrena cerasifolii isolate SP2316 chromosome 16, iyAndCera1_principal, whole genome shotgun sequence contains the following coding sequences:
- the Rsph3 gene encoding radial spoke head protein 3 isoform X1 produces MPAGISTLPLPPTANGDPFDRQLKGLPAFTILQKDGLDTNLPLLHVNGDGETNRSEITRHENSKSGLYYQKRLSRSNDHLVQASLQSSQVNPLKKKTRSRSQDSLQSLDKVPAIKPSITLSTEDFNEVLNAKLKKIQEQEKEEQRKSAKRNQLFRKKPFITTVKTGEFLMPPPEVAALLGIAPIANDNEEPDSCPLRSRFKSLVSLAKKPEVRHSSHNARCPAALKATVDFTLGMINATAMAASTLDDRPKIARKNDPTDQQIPFGNIMFDRRVVRGSTYATAQVLIDGEQSTAARQAEARRRHLARKRAQTQDTSTLVARIGSPPPVAGRKHEPVQTDIFLEELSEKPDEADVATQTDYFLDRPPTPQYCPDKVGEDVSTQIEPGDLFDFDFEVQPILELLVGKTIEQALIEVLEEEEIAALKEQQRKFLELRAAEKAEAQRLEEQERRLREEKDQRLRQHEKAMRAQRESEERVAAATLLTGYIAELLPAVLEGLKMSGFLLDEIKADVEDGFMPWLMKEVKKEMGNMIESRELLTEIIREILENRAETYKKLGEEYDALRMGRPSMDNLEDGGSDANFVNYQPPAVTHGADIV; encoded by the exons ATGCCGGCTGGGATTTCCACGCTGCCGTTGCCGCCGACGGCCAACGGCGATCCCTTCGATCGCCAGCTCAAGGGTCTGCCCGCTTTCACGATCCTCCAGAAGGATGGCCTGGACACCAATCTGCCGCTGCTTCACGTGAACGGCGACGGGGAGACGAATCGATCTGAAATCACTCGCCACGAGAACTCCAAGAGCGGGCTGTACTACCAGAAGCGGCTCAGCAGATCGAACGACCACCTCGTCCAGGCGAGCCTGCAGTCCAGCCAGGTGAATCCCTTGAAGAAGAAAACGAGGAGCAGAAGCCAGGACAGCTTGCAGTCGCTGGACAAGGTGCCAGCGATCAAGCCGAGCATCACCCTGTCCACCGAGGACTTCAACGAGGTGCTGAACGCGAAACTGAAGAAGATCCAGGAGCAGGAGAAGGAGGAGCAGCGCAAGAGCGCGAAGAGGAACCAACTGTTTCGCAAGAAACCGTTCATCACCACCGTGAAGACGGGGGAGTTTCTTATGCCACCGCCAGAAGTGGCGGCCCTTCTCGGTATCGCTCCTATCGCGAACGACAACGAGGAACCGGACAGCTGCCCTCTGCGATCCAGATTCAAGTCCCTCGTGTCGTTGGCCAAGAAGCCAGAGGTACGTCACAGCAGCCATAACGCTAGGTGCCCAGCCGCTCTCAAGGCCACCGTCGATTTCACCCTCGGAATGATCAACGCCACGGCCATGGCTGCCTCGACCTTGGACGACCGACCCAAGATCGCCAGGAAGAACGATCCGAC CGATCAACAGATTCCTTTCGGGAATATCATGTTCGACCGTCGTGTCGTTCGCGGAAGCACGTATGCCACCGCGCAAGTCCTT ATCGATGGGGAACAATCGACAGCGGCGAGGCAGGCGGAGGCCAGGAGAAGGCACTTGGCTCGGAAGCGGGCTCAAACGCAGGATACCAGCACCCTGGTAGCCAGAATAGGCTCACCGCCTCCTGTTGCTGGCCGCAAACACGAGCCAGTGCAGACGGATATCTTTCTCGAAGAG TTGTCCGAGAAACCGGACGAGGCGGACGTCGCCACGCAAACCGACTACTTCTTGGACAGGCCACCAACCCCGCAGTATTGCCCGGACAAAGTCGGCGAGGATGTCAGCACGCAAATCGAGCCTGGTGAC CTGTTCGACTTCGACTTCGAGGTGCAGCCGATATTGGAGCTGCTCGTCGGGAAAACGATCGAGCAGGCGTTGATAGAGGTGCTCGAGGAGGAGGAAATCGCTGCCCTGAAAGAGCAGCAGAGGAAGTTCTTGGAATTGCGCGCGGCTGAGAAGGCCGAGGCGCAAAGACTCGAGGAGCAGGAGAGGAGATTAAGGGAGGAAAAG GATCAACGATTGAGGCAGCACGAAAAGGCAATGAGAGCTCAAAGGGAGTCGGAAGAACGCGTGGCAGCCGCCACCCTCCTGACGGGTTACATCGCGGAGCTTCTTCCGGCGGTTCTCGAAGGGCTAAAGATGTCCGGGTTCCTGCTGGACGAGATCAAGGCTG ATGTCGAGGATGGCTTCATGCCGTGGCTGATGAAGGAGGTGAAGAAAGAAATGGGCAACATGATCGAGAGCAGGGAATTACTCACGG AGATCATCAGGGAGATTCTGGAGAATCGCGCGGAAACGTACAAAAAGCTCGGCGAAGAGTACGACGCCTTGAGAATGGGGAGACCGTCGATGGACAACTTGGAGGACGGCGGCAGCGATGCGAATTTCGTGAATTACCAACCACCAGCCGTTACCCACGGCGCGGACATCGTTTAG
- the Rsph3 gene encoding radial spoke head protein 3 isoform X2 — translation MPAGISTLPLPPTANGDPFDRQLKGLPAFTILQKDGLDTNLPLLHVNGDGETNRSEITRHENSKSGLYYQKRLSRSNDHLVQASLQSSQVNPLKKKTRSRSQDSLQSLDKVPAIKPSITLSTEDFNEVLNAKLKKIQEQEKEEQRKSAKRNQLFRKKPFITTVKTGEFLMPPPEVAALLGIAPIANDNEEPDSCPLRSRFKSLVSLAKKPEVRHSSHNARCPAALKATVDFTLGMINATAMAASTLDDRPKIARKNDPTDQQIPFGNIMFDRRVVRGSTYATAQVLIDGEQSTAARQAEARRRHLARKRAQTQDTSTLVARIGSPPPVAGRKHEPVQTDIFLEELSEKPDEADVATQTDYFLDRPPTPQYCPDKVGEDVSTQIEPGDLFDFDFEVQPILELLVGKTIEQALIEVLEEEEIAALKEQQRKFLELRAAEKAEAQRLEEQERRLREEKDQRLRQHEKAMRAQRESEERVAAATLLTGYIAELLPAVLEGLKMSGFLLDEIKAGS, via the exons ATGCCGGCTGGGATTTCCACGCTGCCGTTGCCGCCGACGGCCAACGGCGATCCCTTCGATCGCCAGCTCAAGGGTCTGCCCGCTTTCACGATCCTCCAGAAGGATGGCCTGGACACCAATCTGCCGCTGCTTCACGTGAACGGCGACGGGGAGACGAATCGATCTGAAATCACTCGCCACGAGAACTCCAAGAGCGGGCTGTACTACCAGAAGCGGCTCAGCAGATCGAACGACCACCTCGTCCAGGCGAGCCTGCAGTCCAGCCAGGTGAATCCCTTGAAGAAGAAAACGAGGAGCAGAAGCCAGGACAGCTTGCAGTCGCTGGACAAGGTGCCAGCGATCAAGCCGAGCATCACCCTGTCCACCGAGGACTTCAACGAGGTGCTGAACGCGAAACTGAAGAAGATCCAGGAGCAGGAGAAGGAGGAGCAGCGCAAGAGCGCGAAGAGGAACCAACTGTTTCGCAAGAAACCGTTCATCACCACCGTGAAGACGGGGGAGTTTCTTATGCCACCGCCAGAAGTGGCGGCCCTTCTCGGTATCGCTCCTATCGCGAACGACAACGAGGAACCGGACAGCTGCCCTCTGCGATCCAGATTCAAGTCCCTCGTGTCGTTGGCCAAGAAGCCAGAGGTACGTCACAGCAGCCATAACGCTAGGTGCCCAGCCGCTCTCAAGGCCACCGTCGATTTCACCCTCGGAATGATCAACGCCACGGCCATGGCTGCCTCGACCTTGGACGACCGACCCAAGATCGCCAGGAAGAACGATCCGAC CGATCAACAGATTCCTTTCGGGAATATCATGTTCGACCGTCGTGTCGTTCGCGGAAGCACGTATGCCACCGCGCAAGTCCTT ATCGATGGGGAACAATCGACAGCGGCGAGGCAGGCGGAGGCCAGGAGAAGGCACTTGGCTCGGAAGCGGGCTCAAACGCAGGATACCAGCACCCTGGTAGCCAGAATAGGCTCACCGCCTCCTGTTGCTGGCCGCAAACACGAGCCAGTGCAGACGGATATCTTTCTCGAAGAG TTGTCCGAGAAACCGGACGAGGCGGACGTCGCCACGCAAACCGACTACTTCTTGGACAGGCCACCAACCCCGCAGTATTGCCCGGACAAAGTCGGCGAGGATGTCAGCACGCAAATCGAGCCTGGTGAC CTGTTCGACTTCGACTTCGAGGTGCAGCCGATATTGGAGCTGCTCGTCGGGAAAACGATCGAGCAGGCGTTGATAGAGGTGCTCGAGGAGGAGGAAATCGCTGCCCTGAAAGAGCAGCAGAGGAAGTTCTTGGAATTGCGCGCGGCTGAGAAGGCCGAGGCGCAAAGACTCGAGGAGCAGGAGAGGAGATTAAGGGAGGAAAAG GATCAACGATTGAGGCAGCACGAAAAGGCAATGAGAGCTCAAAGGGAGTCGGAAGAACGCGTGGCAGCCGCCACCCTCCTGACGGGTTACATCGCGGAGCTTCTTCCGGCGGTTCTCGAAGGGCTAAAGATGTCCGGGTTCCTGCTGGACGAGATCAAGGCTGGTTCGTGA